In Metasolibacillus fluoroglycofenilyticus, a single genomic region encodes these proteins:
- a CDS encoding S1C family serine protease produces the protein MTNFDEHNTEQEQLTPLQERLRREELEAQKKRNKKNNGGSKVGYFMSGLSGIIVGALLVWLMLPSLVGQLPGTESANQTADSSNTKIQQTVTEVSSDVTTAVEQVSEAVVGITNIQEVSSFWNQSVSSQEAGSGSGVIYKIAEDKAFIVTNYHVIEGAQQLEVTLADGTKEEAQLVGSDIWTDLAVVAIDSKNVTATAKFGDSDALKQGETVIAIGNPLGLEFYGSVTRGIVSGKDRSVPVDLNNDGQEDWQTEVLQTDAAINPGNSGGALINIAGELVGINSMKIAQSSVEGLGFSIPINSAIPIIEELEQHGEVKRPAMGVSLLDLTEVPAFYQQQTLKIPEEITTGVVVTDVVRGSAAETAGVQQYDVIVEMDGKKIENAIELRKHLYNEKEVGDTLQLKVYRQGEIVELQLTLNNSATL, from the coding sequence ATGACGAATTTCGATGAGCATAACACGGAACAAGAACAACTAACACCGCTACAAGAGCGTTTACGTCGAGAAGAATTAGAGGCGCAGAAAAAGCGCAATAAAAAGAACAATGGGGGAAGCAAAGTAGGCTATTTTATGAGTGGACTATCCGGTATTATTGTCGGGGCGCTACTCGTATGGCTTATGTTGCCCTCACTTGTAGGGCAACTGCCTGGCACAGAATCAGCAAATCAAACAGCTGATTCAAGTAACACAAAGATTCAGCAAACTGTAACGGAAGTATCATCGGATGTGACGACCGCAGTAGAGCAAGTATCTGAAGCAGTTGTCGGTATAACAAACATCCAAGAAGTATCTAGTTTTTGGAACCAATCCGTTTCTTCACAAGAAGCAGGAAGTGGCTCTGGTGTTATTTATAAAATTGCTGAAGATAAAGCCTTTATTGTAACGAATTATCATGTCATTGAGGGCGCTCAGCAATTAGAAGTAACTTTAGCGGACGGTACTAAAGAGGAGGCACAGCTTGTCGGTAGCGATATTTGGACAGATTTAGCAGTTGTTGCGATTGATAGCAAAAATGTTACTGCTACTGCTAAATTCGGCGACTCTGACGCATTAAAGCAAGGTGAAACAGTTATCGCAATCGGCAATCCACTAGGCTTAGAATTTTATGGCTCTGTAACGAGAGGAATCGTATCCGGAAAAGACCGCTCAGTACCAGTTGATTTAAACAATGACGGTCAGGAAGACTGGCAAACGGAAGTATTGCAAACAGACGCAGCTATCAATCCCGGTAATAGTGGTGGTGCTCTAATTAATATTGCGGGTGAGTTAGTCGGCATTAACTCAATGAAAATTGCCCAATCTTCTGTCGAAGGCTTAGGCTTTTCAATTCCGATTAATTCAGCTATTCCAATTATCGAAGAATTAGAGCAACATGGCGAAGTAAAGCGTCCAGCGATGGGGGTATCACTTCTTGATTTAACGGAAGTGCCAGCCTTCTATCAACAACAAACATTAAAAATACCAGAAGAAATCACAACTGGTGTAGTTGTAACAGACGTAGTGCGCGGCTCAGCAGCAGAAACAGCAGGTGTGCAACAATATGATGTCATCGTAGAAATGGACGGCAAAAAAATTGAAAATGCCATCGAGCTACGCAAGCATTTATACAATGAAAAAGAAGTTGGCGATACATTACAGCTAAAGGTATATCGCCAAGGAGAAATTGTAGAATTACAATTAACATTAAACAACAGTGCAACGCTATAA
- a CDS encoding MBL fold metallo-hydrolase, whose amino-acid sequence MRFSVLASGSTGNAIYVENDEHAFLVDVGLSGKKMEQLFAKIDRDMKKLSGILVTHEHSDHIKGLGVVARKYNVPIYANEKTWAAMDMSIGNIPTDLRFQFDMETMKSFGTLDIQSFAVSHDAADPMFYVFHEEGRKLAVMTDTGYVSDRMKGHIRGADAFVFESNHDIGMLQMGRYPWSIKRRILSDVGHVSNEDAAVAMSEVVFEKPTQIYLSHLSKDNNMKDLARMSVSQTLQSCGIITGEFVHLHDTDAEEPTKLVTV is encoded by the coding sequence ATGCGATTTAGTGTTTTAGCTAGCGGCAGTACAGGTAATGCTATTTATGTAGAAAATGATGAGCATGCCTTTTTAGTAGATGTCGGCCTAAGCGGCAAAAAAATGGAGCAGCTTTTCGCTAAAATTGACCGTGATATGAAAAAGCTATCAGGTATTTTAGTAACTCATGAGCATAGCGACCATATTAAAGGTTTGGGGGTTGTCGCACGAAAATATAATGTTCCGATTTATGCCAATGAAAAAACATGGGCAGCAATGGATATGAGCATAGGCAATATTCCAACCGATTTACGCTTCCAATTTGATATGGAGACGATGAAATCATTCGGCACACTGGATATTCAGTCATTTGCTGTGTCTCATGATGCCGCTGATCCGATGTTTTATGTCTTCCATGAGGAAGGGCGCAAGCTAGCTGTTATGACAGATACGGGCTATGTGAGCGACCGTATGAAAGGCCATATTCGTGGAGCAGATGCTTTCGTTTTTGAAAGCAATCATGATATCGGTATGCTTCAAATGGGACGTTATCCATGGAGCATTAAACGGCGAATTTTAAGCGATGTGGGACATGTTTCAAATGAGGATGCAGCTGTTGCAATGAGCGAGGTTGTTTTCGAAAAGCCAACGCAAATTTATTTATCTCATTTAAGTAAAGACAATAATATGAAGGATTTAGCACGCATGAGCGTTTCACAAACATTGCAATCATGTGGCATTATTACAGGTGAATTCGTCCACTTACATGACACCGATGCAGAGGAGCCAACGAAGTTAGTAACTGTATAA
- a CDS encoding two-component system regulatory protein YycI, which yields MDWNKTKSIFIFVFLILNIFLYSQYVKNYKENQNVEVLGEKNIEAKLKDDNITYAALPNNVEKAAYISGKVKLFNTSDALQGINEMYRVEDEDTLIVTFQKPIKLRNMEQSGFQEFIQQYINAGASYTLWDINREEGTAIYFQRMNDRTLYYSLKGLVKVYFTEQGEVYKYEQTMLEQLGELEQQKNLLPPIQIIQVLYARNFIKPNSHITSMKLGYSTLFQFTQTQVFAPTWEVRVQTQEGTSEEFFVNAVEGKVVDMQLDVKAVEEEE from the coding sequence ATGGATTGGAATAAAACAAAATCTATATTCATCTTTGTCTTTTTAATTCTGAATATTTTCCTCTATTCGCAGTATGTAAAGAACTACAAGGAAAATCAAAATGTAGAGGTACTCGGGGAAAAAAATATAGAGGCTAAATTAAAGGATGACAATATTACGTATGCAGCTTTGCCTAATAACGTCGAAAAAGCGGCCTATATATCTGGCAAAGTAAAGCTTTTTAACACCTCAGATGCACTGCAAGGAATAAATGAAATGTACCGAGTAGAAGATGAGGATACGCTCATTGTGACGTTCCAAAAGCCTATTAAGCTACGTAATATGGAACAATCAGGATTTCAAGAGTTTATCCAACAGTATATAAATGCAGGTGCTTCCTATACCTTGTGGGATATTAATCGTGAGGAAGGAACTGCAATTTACTTTCAACGTATGAATGACCGGACCCTTTACTATTCATTAAAAGGTCTTGTGAAAGTTTATTTCACCGAGCAAGGCGAGGTTTATAAATATGAGCAAACAATGCTTGAGCAGCTAGGAGAATTAGAGCAACAAAAAAATTTGCTGCCACCAATTCAAATTATTCAAGTATTGTATGCGCGCAATTTTATTAAGCCGAATTCACATATTACGAGCATGAAGCTAGGCTATTCAACATTGTTCCAATTTACGCAAACACAAGTATTCGCACCGACATGGGAAGTACGTGTTCAAACGCAGGAAGGAACAAGTGAAGAATTTTTCGTCAATGCGGTTGAAGGAAAAGTGGTTGATATGCAGCTCGATGTAAAAGCAGTAGAGGAAGAAGAATAA
- a CDS encoding YycH family regulatory protein, translating into MKYIEHIKSVILFLLIALSMTLTFLTWSYKPKYQTIEDIQVEHVTLGEQKALNKVIKPYRLLFKGEENFTGTTSSAVIDTLMSELSQMEANDLTLINHNLAEEKLNEMLRAPNRMTLFFQADIPMPTFASILPFHDKEDIPEMTFDRVIIDWSSLAITDQLQFLFINTDNRTLHRSFVRVPDKINFKRNIIDRAVILDSYMEIERPGATSLYVLMNPTEIVPYTYLVESISSERLKKILFTDPNIVQRNIESAYSEKYTDAMSLMTLDTLTQSVHYVYPAAESISPIAASVLLKDSLDFLNEHGGITADYRFAAMNYQKHIIDYQMFFKDLPVYSDTTTTRISTTWGDNRIFRYRRPYYVLDMIIPDDKAAKELASGPRTIEHIQTNLKKDLKEIEDLVIGYYLVHDAGAQLFTLEPSWFMLTTNGWGRLTLERVGGSEYGLE; encoded by the coding sequence GTGAAATATATTGAGCATATAAAATCAGTTATCCTATTCCTACTCATCGCACTTAGTATGACATTAACTTTTTTAACATGGAGCTATAAACCGAAGTATCAAACAATAGAGGATATACAGGTTGAGCATGTAACTCTTGGAGAACAAAAAGCACTTAATAAAGTAATAAAGCCATATCGTTTACTATTTAAAGGTGAGGAAAATTTCACAGGAACTACATCTAGTGCAGTGATTGATACGTTGATGAGTGAGCTTTCTCAGATGGAAGCAAATGATTTAACGTTAATTAATCATAATTTAGCAGAAGAAAAACTAAATGAAATGCTAAGAGCTCCAAATCGCATGACATTATTTTTCCAAGCGGATATACCTATGCCTACATTCGCTTCTATTTTGCCATTCCATGATAAAGAAGACATACCTGAAATGACCTTTGACCGTGTCATTATTGATTGGAGCAGTCTTGCGATAACAGATCAATTGCAGTTTTTATTTATCAACACAGACAATCGTACATTGCATCGCTCTTTTGTGAGGGTACCTGATAAAATAAACTTTAAGAGAAATATTATTGATCGTGCAGTAATATTGGACAGCTACATGGAAATAGAGCGCCCTGGCGCAACATCATTATATGTTTTAATGAATCCGACAGAGATTGTTCCATACACGTATTTGGTAGAATCAATTTCATCCGAGCGATTAAAAAAAATATTATTTACAGACCCAAATATCGTGCAACGCAATATAGAAAGTGCATACTCTGAAAAATATACGGATGCCATGTCACTTATGACATTAGATACACTAACGCAATCAGTTCACTATGTTTATCCTGCAGCTGAAAGCATCTCACCAATTGCAGCATCTGTTTTACTAAAGGACAGCTTAGATTTTCTGAATGAGCATGGTGGAATTACTGCCGATTACCGTTTTGCAGCAATGAATTATCAAAAGCATATAATCGACTATCAAATGTTTTTCAAAGACCTTCCTGTTTATAGTGATACGACTACAACACGTATTTCTACAACATGGGGAGATAATCGTATTTTCCGTTATCGCAGACCTTATTATGTGCTTGATATGATTATTCCTGATGACAAAGCTGCAAAAGAATTAGCATCGGGGCCACGGACGATTGAACATATTCAAACCAATTTAAAAAAGGATTTGAAGGAAATAGAGGATTTAGTAATTGGTTATTATTTAGTGCATGATGCAGGCGCGCAACTATTTACGTTAGAACCAAGCTGGTTTATGCTGACGACAAATGGCTGGGGACGTCTCACGTTGGAGCGAGTAGGAGGTAGTGAATATGGATTGGAATAA
- the walK gene encoding cell wall metabolism sensor histidine kinase WalK: MQKVGFFKSIHVKLVLIYILLIIIALQIIGLYFSRELEQNLKTSFQESIFQRIDLVQYSIREEILRERNDTSPQLEESLSSLLREFSTGDISSRDIKEIRVIDHRNRILATSESNNQSIVGQPSTDELVRKAMAAETLIDMIYYDNKTSKRIWVLAKPVLDTVGPDGEVIGMIYIESNIEKVFEQMSDINRIFAAGTAMSLIITVILGILIARTITRPISDMRKQAQAMAKGNFSRKVRVYGTDEIGQLAIAFNHLTNRLQEAQSTTEAERRKLATVLSNMTDGVIATDRKGKVILINEPALNLLHVTSEAMLNRPIASVLGLDQNYSFEDLIHMKEPLNLNFSTQEAPYILRANFSVIQKETGFVNGLITVLHDITEQEKIDMERREFVSNVSHELRTPLTTMRSYLEALADGAWRDENIAPTFLNVTQTETERMIRLVNDLLQLSRMDSQDYDLKKEFVEFNKFLHRIIDRFEMSKSQNVTFVRLLPKTSYFVEIDTDKLTQVIDNIISNALKYSPDGGNIRFGFTVHDNILTVMVSDDGMGIPKENLTRIFERFYRVDRARARSMGGTGLGLAIAKDMIAAHGGRIWAESEEGKGTTIFFTLPCELNEEEEWE; encoded by the coding sequence ATGCAAAAAGTAGGTTTTTTTAAATCTATTCACGTAAAGCTTGTTTTAATTTATATTTTATTAATTATTATTGCTTTGCAAATTATCGGGCTGTACTTTTCAAGAGAGCTAGAGCAAAACTTAAAAACAAGCTTTCAGGAATCGATTTTTCAGCGTATTGACCTTGTTCAATATAGCATTCGTGAAGAAATTTTACGTGAACGCAATGATACATCACCACAATTAGAGGAAAGCTTAAGCTCCTTATTGCGTGAATTTTCCACTGGTGATATTTCATCACGCGATATTAAGGAAATTCGCGTAATTGACCATCGCAATCGAATATTAGCAACATCAGAAAGCAATAACCAATCGATTGTTGGGCAACCCTCCACTGACGAGCTTGTACGTAAAGCAATGGCTGCCGAAACATTGATAGATATGATTTACTATGATAACAAAACAAGTAAGCGTATTTGGGTGTTAGCCAAACCTGTTTTAGATACGGTAGGACCTGATGGCGAAGTAATCGGTATGATTTATATTGAATCAAATATTGAAAAAGTGTTTGAACAAATGAGTGATATAAATCGTATTTTTGCAGCGGGAACGGCAATGTCCCTTATTATTACAGTTATATTGGGAATTTTAATTGCTCGTACAATTACGCGCCCGATTTCTGATATGCGTAAGCAGGCACAGGCGATGGCGAAGGGGAATTTCTCGCGCAAAGTTCGTGTTTACGGTACGGATGAAATTGGTCAGCTCGCTATTGCCTTCAATCACTTAACGAATCGCTTGCAGGAGGCGCAATCTACAACTGAGGCAGAACGTCGTAAGCTTGCAACCGTACTTAGTAATATGACAGATGGTGTTATTGCCACAGATCGTAAGGGGAAAGTAATTTTAATTAATGAACCGGCATTGAATTTATTACATGTTACGAGTGAGGCGATGTTGAATCGACCGATTGCGTCAGTGCTGGGCTTAGACCAAAATTACAGCTTTGAAGATTTAATTCATATGAAGGAGCCGCTGAATCTAAATTTTAGCACACAGGAGGCACCTTATATTTTGCGTGCTAATTTCTCGGTTATTCAAAAGGAAACGGGCTTTGTCAACGGGTTAATTACCGTATTACACGATATTACGGAGCAAGAAAAAATAGATATGGAGCGACGCGAATTTGTATCGAATGTTTCGCATGAACTACGCACGCCATTGACGACGATGCGAAGCTATTTAGAGGCGCTTGCAGACGGTGCATGGCGCGATGAAAATATCGCACCAACATTTTTAAATGTAACGCAAACGGAAACAGAGCGTATGATTCGTTTAGTCAATGATTTATTGCAGCTTTCTAGAATGGATAGTCAAGACTATGATTTAAAAAAGGAATTTGTAGAGTTTAATAAGTTTTTACATCGCATTATCGATCGTTTTGAAATGTCAAAATCTCAAAACGTTACATTTGTGCGCCTATTGCCGAAAACAAGCTATTTTGTAGAAATTGACACCGATAAATTAACACAAGTAATTGATAATATTATTTCCAATGCTTTGAAGTATTCTCCAGATGGCGGAAATATTCGTTTTGGTTTTACCGTGCATGATAATATACTTACAGTTATGGTTTCCGACGATGGAATGGGTATTCCCAAAGAAAATTTAACGCGCATTTTTGAACGCTTCTATCGTGTAGACCGTGCACGTGCTCGCTCAATGGGGGGCACAGGCTTGGGGCTTGCTATTGCGAAGGATATGATAGCGGCACACGGCGGGAGAATTTGGGCAGAGAGCGAGGAAGGCAAGGGTACAACTATTTTCTTCACACTACCATGTGAATTAAATGAAGAGGAGGAATGGGAGTGA
- the yycF gene encoding response regulator YycF produces the protein MEKTILVVDDEKPIADILQFNLIKEGYRVICAYDGDEALQKVEEEQPDLMLLDIMLPKRDGMEVCREVRKKYNFPIIMLTAKGSEIDKVLGLEMGADDYVTKPFSTRELIARVKANMRRLNVIAQAEESVEETNNIVVGSLTIQPDAYLVLKRDEAIELTHREFELLHYLAKHIGQVMTREHLLQTVWGYDYFGDVRTVDVTIRRLREKIEDNPSHPTWIVTRRGVGYYLRNPEQE, from the coding sequence ATGGAAAAAACAATTTTAGTTGTAGATGATGAAAAGCCGATTGCAGATATTTTGCAATTTAACTTAATTAAAGAGGGGTACCGCGTTATTTGTGCCTATGATGGTGATGAGGCGCTGCAAAAGGTCGAGGAAGAGCAGCCGGATTTAATGCTTTTAGATATTATGCTACCAAAGCGTGATGGGATGGAAGTTTGCCGAGAGGTGCGAAAGAAATATAATTTCCCTATCATTATGTTAACAGCAAAAGGCTCGGAAATTGATAAAGTGCTTGGTCTTGAGATGGGTGCGGATGATTATGTGACGAAGCCATTTAGCACAAGAGAGCTAATTGCACGTGTAAAAGCGAATATGCGACGTCTAAATGTAATTGCACAAGCGGAGGAATCTGTAGAGGAAACGAACAACATCGTTGTAGGTTCTTTAACGATTCAGCCAGATGCTTACTTAGTATTGAAGCGCGATGAAGCAATTGAGTTAACACATCGTGAATTTGAATTGCTTCACTATTTAGCGAAGCATATTGGGCAAGTAATGACACGTGAGCATTTATTGCAAACGGTATGGGGCTATGATTATTTTGGAGATGTGCGAACAGTGGATGTAACGATTCGCCGACTACGTGAGAAAATTGAGGACAATCCTAGCCATCCTACATGGATTGTGACACGTCGAGGGGTAGGCTATTATTTACGAAATCCTGAACAGGAGTAA
- a CDS encoding M23 family metallopeptidase translates to MSSKWNTAKDAHRQLNSLVKKPSTKIKKVAVTALLLSTLVIPFGFIKEAEANATFSKIYHIYANKDYIGAVSNPQAVEELLAKKEQQASRQYVGIAIDAHSNIEIIPEQVFEANANDGETLAKLEAALVVEADAHSLVVDGETIAYVESAEALEQVQKQLKLQYVSEGELEALNQPTTAQLPALQDDETRIVEISLSAEINGEETKVTPNEILNVDEAVQLLQTGMLEQQKYVIESGDVLGSIAKEHSLTIAELMELNPGIDTSTVLQIGQELNVTVNKPFVTVKIVEEKFKVEAIDHAKIVEEDETMLKGEKVVKQEGADGKKEVTYLITTENGRRTERAVKDENVISEPSSRVVVVGTKVIPSRGTGTFAWPTNGGYISSHMGSRWGEFHRGIDIARPSNYTIKASDNGVVTFTGWDGTYGNKIVINHNNGYETVYAHLSQIDVTVGQVVAQGSSIGIMGSTGNSTGTHLHFEVHQNGSVVNPLSYLK, encoded by the coding sequence ATGAGTTCGAAATGGAATACAGCAAAAGACGCTCATAGACAGCTAAATAGCCTAGTAAAAAAACCATCTACAAAAATTAAAAAAGTAGCAGTAACCGCTTTATTGCTTTCTACATTAGTGATACCCTTTGGTTTTATTAAAGAAGCCGAGGCAAATGCTACATTTAGTAAGATATATCATATATATGCAAATAAAGATTACATAGGCGCTGTCTCAAATCCTCAAGCAGTTGAAGAGCTGCTTGCTAAAAAAGAACAGCAAGCAAGTAGACAATATGTTGGAATAGCGATTGATGCACATTCCAATATTGAAATCATCCCAGAGCAGGTGTTTGAAGCAAATGCTAATGATGGAGAAACATTAGCAAAGCTAGAGGCTGCTTTAGTTGTAGAAGCAGACGCTCATTCATTGGTTGTTGATGGAGAAACAATCGCTTACGTAGAAAGTGCAGAAGCTCTTGAACAAGTACAGAAGCAATTAAAGCTTCAATATGTATCTGAAGGGGAGCTAGAAGCACTTAATCAGCCTACTACTGCTCAATTACCCGCTTTACAGGATGATGAAACACGTATAGTAGAAATTTCTTTATCTGCTGAAATAAATGGTGAGGAAACGAAAGTAACACCAAATGAAATTTTAAATGTTGATGAAGCAGTTCAGCTTTTACAAACAGGAATGCTTGAACAACAAAAATATGTCATTGAGTCGGGTGATGTATTAGGCTCTATTGCAAAGGAGCACAGCCTAACAATTGCTGAGCTAATGGAGCTTAATCCAGGAATTGATACATCGACTGTTTTACAAATTGGTCAAGAATTAAATGTGACGGTTAATAAGCCATTTGTTACAGTAAAAATTGTTGAAGAAAAATTCAAAGTAGAAGCAATCGACCATGCTAAAATTGTTGAAGAAGATGAAACAATGCTTAAAGGTGAAAAAGTAGTGAAGCAAGAAGGTGCAGATGGTAAAAAAGAGGTAACCTACTTAATTACTACGGAAAATGGTAGACGCACAGAGCGCGCTGTTAAAGATGAAAACGTTATTTCGGAGCCTTCGAGTCGTGTTGTAGTTGTAGGTACAAAGGTAATCCCATCACGCGGTACAGGCACATTTGCATGGCCTACAAACGGCGGCTATATTTCTAGTCATATGGGCAGTCGTTGGGGGGAATTCCACCGTGGTATTGATATCGCACGCCCATCTAACTATACAATAAAAGCATCTGATAATGGTGTTGTAACATTTACAGGCTGGGACGGCACATATGGCAATAAAATTGTGATTAATCATAATAATGGCTATGAAACAGTTTATGCACATCTTTCACAAATTGATGTAACAGTTGGACAAGTTGTTGCACAAGGCTCATCAATTGGTATTATGGGCTCAACAGGTAACTCAACAGGCACACATTTGCATTTTGAAGTGCATCAAAATGGCTCAGTAGTCAATCCATTATCATATTTAAAATAA
- the dnaB gene encoding replicative DNA helicase — protein MNESMIDRVPPHNHEAEQSVIGAIFLEPQALITASEILIPEDFYRRAHQIIFQTMLTLSDQGKAIDVVTVTEELSVKKELEDVGGLSYISELANAVPTAANIAHYAKIVEEKALLRRLISVATKIVQDGYTREDEVEALLAEAEKKMMEVANRKNAGDFKHVKDVLVDTFDNIEKLQSRQGDVTGIPTGFRDLDNITAGFQRNDLIIVAARPSVGKTAFALNVAQSVAVQARENVAIFSLEMGADQLVMRMLCAEGNIDAQALRTGALSAEDWGKLTMAMGSLSSSGIFIDDTPGVRINEIRAKCRRLAQEHGLGMILIDYLQLIQGSGRPGENRQQEVSEISRSLKGLARELKVPVIALSQLSRGVEQRQDKRPMMSDLRESGSIEQDADIVAFLYRDDYYDRESESKNMIEIIIAKQRNGPTGTVTLAFKKEFNKFLNVDWSQYEAPPEY, from the coding sequence ATGAACGAATCTATGATAGACCGTGTACCGCCGCATAATCATGAGGCAGAGCAATCGGTTATTGGTGCGATATTTCTCGAGCCGCAAGCACTGATTACAGCATCCGAAATTTTAATACCGGAAGATTTTTATCGTCGTGCACATCAAATTATTTTCCAAACAATGCTGACATTAAGCGATCAAGGAAAGGCGATAGATGTCGTTACTGTTACAGAGGAGCTTTCCGTAAAAAAAGAGCTAGAGGATGTCGGTGGTCTATCGTATATTTCTGAGCTAGCGAATGCCGTACCAACTGCTGCGAATATCGCACATTATGCAAAAATCGTAGAAGAGAAGGCATTGTTGCGTCGTTTAATTAGTGTGGCAACGAAAATCGTGCAGGATGGCTATACGCGTGAAGATGAGGTAGAAGCATTATTAGCTGAAGCTGAGAAAAAAATGATGGAAGTAGCCAACCGAAAAAATGCGGGTGACTTTAAACATGTAAAGGATGTTCTTGTCGACACATTTGATAATATAGAGAAATTGCAGTCAAGACAAGGCGATGTAACAGGTATCCCAACAGGCTTCCGTGATTTAGATAATATTACAGCCGGATTCCAACGTAATGACTTAATAATCGTAGCGGCACGTCCATCTGTAGGGAAAACTGCCTTTGCATTAAATGTCGCACAAAGTGTCGCGGTACAGGCACGCGAAAATGTAGCAATCTTCTCCTTAGAGATGGGGGCAGATCAGCTCGTTATGCGTATGCTTTGTGCAGAGGGAAATATCGATGCACAGGCATTGCGTACAGGTGCACTTTCAGCAGAGGATTGGGGTAAGCTTACAATGGCGATGGGTAGCCTTTCGAGCTCTGGTATTTTTATTGATGATACACCGGGTGTACGCATTAATGAAATTCGTGCGAAATGTCGCCGTTTAGCTCAGGAGCATGGGCTTGGTATGATTTTAATCGACTATTTACAGCTTATCCAAGGTAGTGGGCGTCCAGGAGAAAACCGTCAACAGGAAGTATCGGAGATATCACGTTCTTTAAAGGGGCTTGCGCGTGAATTAAAGGTTCCTGTCATTGCATTATCACAGCTATCTCGTGGTGTAGAGCAACGTCAAGATAAGCGACCAATGATGAGTGACTTACGTGAATCTGGTTCGATTGAGCAAGACGCTGATATTGTCGCATTCCTTTATCGTGACGACTACTATGACCGAGAATCTGAAAGTAAAAATATGATTGAAATTATTATCGCAAAGCAACGTAACGGTCCAACCGGAACGGTGACACTAGCATTTAAAAAGGAATTCAATAAATTCCTCAATGTGGACTGGTCGCAATATGAAGCACCTCCAGAATACTAA
- the rplI gene encoding 50S ribosomal protein L9 has protein sequence MKVVFLKDVKGKGKKGEIKNVADGYAQNFLIKNGYAVEANNQALSQLEGQKRLEEKNAAAELQAAKDLKDKIEALEVVIKAKSGEGGRLFGSVSTKQIADELQKAHNIKIDKRKMECNDGIRSLGYTNIPVKLHQEVKATLKVHVIAE, from the coding sequence ATGAAAGTTGTATTTTTAAAGGATGTAAAAGGTAAAGGAAAAAAAGGTGAAATTAAAAATGTAGCAGATGGCTATGCACAAAACTTTTTAATTAAAAATGGTTATGCAGTAGAGGCTAACAATCAAGCATTAAGCCAATTAGAAGGTCAAAAAAGATTGGAAGAAAAAAATGCAGCTGCGGAGCTACAAGCAGCAAAAGATTTGAAAGATAAAATCGAAGCATTGGAAGTAGTAATTAAAGCGAAGTCAGGAGAAGGCGGACGCCTTTTCGGTTCTGTATCAACAAAGCAAATTGCAGATGAATTGCAGAAAGCACATAATATTAAAATTGATAAACGAAAAATGGAGTGCAACGACGGTATTCGCTCTTTAGGTTATACGAATATACCAGTAAAGCTTCACCAAGAAGTAAAGGCTACATTGAAAGTACATGTTATTGCTGAATAA